A segment of the Trifolium pratense cultivar HEN17-A07 linkage group LG7, ARS_RC_1.1, whole genome shotgun sequence genome:
TTTTTACAGATAACACCCCCACGACTTGTAAAGAAACCCTTATGTTTTATATTTTGACAGATTATAAATGGTGTACTATATTGCTATATGTCGAAATTTTCTCATCTCATCCCCTATGTTTCTTTTCTATCACCTGTGTTTCCATTTTTGTCATTGGATAAATATTTCAGAATGcattttttcgattttttttgcCTTGGAAACAAACTTCGGAATGTGCTTTCTAAATTTTTCcgaatttgaacaaaaaaactTTAGAAAAACGCGTTTCAAAATTTTTAACAAGGCAAAAATGAAAACGCAaagggtagaaaagaaacatagAGGATGGGATGAGAAAATTTTCTAGATGTACATCTATGTGAAGGTGATTTTGACCATGATGTTCAACATGTGTTAATTGGACCTCTGAAGTGAATTATAGTTTGCTTGGGCCGAGGCCCATACCAAAACACTAGTATCAaagaaaattttagttttttttagtttacaatTACGATAGAGTATACGATCGAACCTAGAATCTCATGCATACTTTTCAAACCTCTCGCTATTAGATTAAATCTAGTGCCAATTTTTTACAATACAGAAAATTAAACTACTAATCAAATAAAGTAGGAAAATGTAAGCCATGGCTCGtcaataaattttctttttagttttttttttctttctagcttccttataaaaaaaatgttaaacaattaaatataaaaatttaatattcaaaattattattgtggcaaaaaaaaatcaaaattattattattttttctactatcccatttttttaaagttttttatttattttataaattagataTTCTATGAACACAAGAGACTAATCCTTCAAATTTTATGTGACCCAAATATTtaacaaactctgaattacaACGTTTCAAAAGTTACAAACTCtcctatttttttaaagtttaaacattaattttaacaACACAAAGCTACAAAATTTTACTCATAAACAACTATCATTTTGTCATGTAATGCTATCATTTTGTCATGTAATGTTAAGGAAGTGGAGTAAAGTGAAGTGAAATAAGATggcaaaaaatataattgatattAGTTGACAGTCTTACATCGTCGGTGCATATTCCCTTTTCTCTTGAAAAAATTACAAGTTTTTATGGTTAGTTAAGACTTGGTGCGATGtacagaaacaaacaaattagcatgacgcaataaataaataaataaatttcggtaattgtttgataaagaagtagaataaaaaacaaaaacgaaaacaaacataaagaaagaaagaagaggtGATGAAAGAATGTCGACATTATCGCGCTCATTCCATTGCAAAAAAACCCAACCGAATCATTCACCTCTTCTTCTCCCACTTCTATTTCCTCCATATGACGACACTCCCCTCTCTTACCCCTTTTCTATTCTCTTCATCATATTCTATAAccctattttctttcttttctttacccacacttcttttcttctttcattcCCATGTTTATTCTCGAGGTTCGCAATTCccctttcttttttcttttttttctttttttgcttCACCACTTCCTATATAAATAAAATCCactcattctttctttttttcattttcaggaTCTCTGGCAATTACTTCTCCAATTCCTCATCGGAAATACTCGCTTCTTCTCtggtaataattttgtttttctaacgacaaatatattattataaataaccGGTCTCTGCACAACAGAGGCCGGTAATAATAATACTGATAATTctctattttatgttttatgttcctgtttttttttttcctatagaAACAACTTCAATTTAACTGAATTCTTGACTCGCTGTTTTTTTGCTAAACAGAAAACGAATCGTTCATCAAACTCAGagaatcatcatcaacatcatcatcaatggCGAATTCGACATGCGGAGGTGCTGAGTCAGACCTATGTAGAGACGAATCAGCCGCGTTCGTTCTCAAATTCATAGCTATGGCGTCGATTCTGTTAGCAGGAATGGCTGGAATCGCGATTCCATTAATCGGAAAACACCGTCGGTATCTTCGTACAGACGGAAACGCTTTCGTTGCCGCGAAAGCATTCGCGGCAGGTGTGATACTAGCAACAGGTTTTGTCCACATGTTATCTGATGCGACTAAAGCGCTTAATAGTCCTTGCTTACCGGAATTCCCGTGGTCGAAGTTTCCGTTTACTGGTTTTTTTGCCATGGTGGCGGCGCTTTTAACTCTTTTACTTGATTTCCTTGGAACTCAGTATTATGAACGGAGACAGGGGTTGAATCGTACGGTGGATGAGCAAACTAGGGTTGGAACTTCTTTGGAAGAAGGGAATGTTGAATGGAATTCAGGGAAGGTTTTTGGGGAAGAGGAGAGTGGTGGAATGCATATTGTTGGAATGCATGCACATGCGGCGCATCATAGACATAACCACCCTCATGGTAATGAAGCATGTGATGGTGCTGGTGTAGTGAAGGAACATGGCCATGCTCATGCTCACGCACACGCACACGCATATGATGTAGATGATGAAGCTGGCGTACGACACGTCGTCGTTTCACAGGTATATTGAactattcttttatatttttttattataataaagttttttaTTGTTCTGTTTTTCACTTCCTCTGTTTTACTTTTACAATTACACTCATGTGAAAGGTTGtgttattatattaaaaaaataaaaaagaatatacatTATATGAACATCATAGCTCATAGCATGAGGCATGAGGCATGAGGCATGAGATGAGCCATGAGGGGTGAGTGCAATTTTTTCAACTAACTATGGCAAAAGGATTTAATTGGATACTCTTATATGAAGTTGTAGTATATGTTTCCAATGTATCAAAATGTTCCTcaaattgtaaaataataattagggGAACATGTGTATTGTAGGTGTTGGAGCTTGGGATCGTGTCACATTCGGTGATAATCGGATTGTCTCTGGGAGTTTCACAAAGCCCATGTGCCATAAGGCCTCTAATTGCTGCATTATCCTTCCATCAGTTTTTTGAAGGGTTTGCACTTGGAGGGTGTATCTCCCAAGCTCAATTCAAGACCTCATCGGCAACGATAATGGCTTGTTTTTTTGCACTCACTACACCTATTGGTGTTGGCATTGGCACAGGCATTGCTTCAGTTTATAACCCTTACAGTCCTGGTGCACTCATAGCTGAAGGTATATTGGACTCATTGTCAGCAGGGATTTTAGTTTACATGGCTTTAGTTGACTTGATAGCTGCAGATTTTCTTAGCAAAAGAATGAGCTGTAATTTTAGGTTGCAGATAGCATCTTATTGTATGCTTTTCCTTGGAGCTGGGTTAATGTCTTCACTAGCAATATGGGCATGAACCCTACCAAATCAACTGTAGTTGTTAAAATGTTGTTCAATTTTGATATatgtttctttctctctttaATTAGCTTTAATTGATCAGTACCCTTCTCTTCCTTTCTTAAGAAAGGTCATGGTAATACCAAGGCCTAGTAATACTCAACTCAAGCACTCAAAAGTGGGAATAGTATCTGGTGGTTTGTTCTTTGTTCCCCTAATTATTTTTGCCATGAACTGGTCCATCTAGTGGGTGCAAGACTGGTATATGAATAGAAACGGGTGCACCATGGGTTGATCTTTGTATAAGTTTTTTTGCAAAAGGTTTAAGATTGATTTTGGTTAAtcacttcattatctcttacagTCAACTTTTATAAGGGGAGCACATTTGTAGGATATGGTGTTGTTGGTGATGAACAAGGTCGtgtattttaaaaagaaatcagTATTTTGAAGGCTGGTTTTTTTAAAGATGCGTGATTCAGTGAATTTGAGTTTTATAGATTATATGATGAAAGGTTTGAATTTAGTGATAAGTGGTGGCATATGTGCTCTTTAGGTAGCTCTTAGTTCTGGCGGATACTGTTTTTGCCCCTATAAATGCTAAAAACATGGAAACCCTTGACATTGTTTCTATTCCTCCCAATGGCTCAAGGTTTGGATGGTCTGATGAATCAAGTTGTGTCCTTAGGGTTATTTTGGGGTTCAAGGTTCGAATTTTTGATGTTGTATCTTTAAAACACAAAACCCCCTTGACATTGTAGTGGTTGTGCCATCTCTACAATACAATTAACGAGCTTCCATCCAATATCTTCTataggaaacaaaaaaaaaaaattaaatattacttCAAACATATCTCAACATCTCGTTCGTTGTAATGTTTGTAGTTACATCACCTCCATCAAAGAGACTTTGAGTTGTCGTGCACTTGAAATTCATAATCCACCTCAAATCTCCTTTTTTATTGTTATCCTCCTCTTCTCATCGACCTGACAGTTCAATCGAAAGAAAGtcaaatgtaacaaaaaattgttctaCCTAAAAATCAAATTCGAATTTTTTCgaataatttgtatttttaagTGGAACTTCAACTTATTAACTACTTAGACCAATTACTTGGTTCCTCAATTCTGTTTTTATAATAGCGTTGATTTCatgtacacatttttttttataggaaaatgAACTATTTAAAACCATACCTAAGTAGAGGTCGTGCTAAGATGGACCGCACAAAGTATATGGatacaacaaaaacaaatggaaatttatttttaagctgCTTCATATTTTACATATTCCTCTGAATTGCTCTTTATATTAAGGGGAATGTAAGTAAGAGCAATTTTCAAAACCAAGAAAGCAGAAATTGAAGTGTTTTATGAGTTTGTTATGACTTAATTATGAGTAACAAATCAATTAGAAGCGTTGGTTAGGATATAAGAATAATTAGGAAAGGTTAGCTAGTGCTAACGGTTGTAACTTGTGGCGTAAGTAACAACTACATAAGCCTCATACAATTTGAACAAAGAAATAAGGAGAAGTGATTATTCCCTAACATTCagcttcttcaattcattcttttttttttcttctcagtTTTAATAATTCATTCATTGTGTTCGTAATTAATAAGCTTTTCATGGATTGATAGGCTCAAGCCGCGCCTACTGCATTGAATCTTGTGTTTGTGTGTGAtttgaaactcaacacaaactttgaataaattatagaaaatcACGTATActtataagaaaatgttaaacagtgtccccggccactagttaaggatacaaatataaaaattttatctcgtaaattgtgcattcaatgttgtaatgatgtgaaaagttattctctctcatcattaactttatcatttgtttctttttttagtatgcttaactagtgccccaggggcactgtttagcatgaccctacttataaacaggaaaaatacataaaaaaatttacttaagTTTTTCCTATAAGAATTGGGAtgtgcaacttttttttttgttaagtggAGTGTAAACCTTACACTCTTTTTTATCATCAACTTGTGGTCCAAATGAATGTTGATGTcaattttcaagaaattaattataaaactcGGTCAATATTCAGCAActcaacattttattttatagttttttttaatggcaaatataatatatagaaaatatCAAAACGATTAGAGGTAACAAAGAGCaaactaaaaacataaatataaaatcagcGATGTccaataataaaagaaaatctaAAACGGTGACAAGAAGGCAACTTTATATCGATAGCGAAAGACTGAAAGCCACCAAAATCAAAGAAATCATATGAACCCCACGACAAAATAGGGTCTCTAACGAATAGACAACCACCAATACCATATTAAGAGAGAGGTCAAACGATCCAACCACGCATTCTACTACAGACACCAACATAGAATGATCTCAGCCCAAATGAATGTTTGGCCCGAATAAATATCGGCCCATATAAATGAGGGTCTCCCTATGTTTAACTACAGTTTTGAACTCCTATTTTTCATTATTCATGAAATTAGTCTCTCTGTCTTAAAATAACTCACTATTTCTTAAAATAACTCAATTTCAGTCCTccattaattttttgtatttaaaaatgatgatttaacatattattaataaataatgtgAAATACAACCAGATGATATTCAATGATTAAAAACGGTGAACTTTTAACTCATTAAAACCTTTAGTTATAATTTAAGGGCACATTGGTCCAAACTctcaaaaatccaattttgggCCTTAGAATGTTTTGGAAATTTTTAGcccaaagaaagaaagaagaaaaaaaaattgtgaccGACCTAATCCAAACGCctataaatatgaatttaatttatatgcatgtcggtgtaaagttattttacacatgcgtccaataatataccaatACATCACGTatggtattttaaaatacatgatgtgtcacgttcattaaatgatgtgacaacatatcattggatgcatgtgcaGAAAAATCTTTACGctgacagtgcacaacaattaaactctataaaTATAGATGATGGTACTAGATTGGAAACAGAAGCAAGCTCTCTCTCTCATATTTCAATTCAAAATCCCCTTTTTCTCTTTCTTGAAACCCTAATTCGACGATCGAACATAATTTGATTTCGATGGTGGCCATGGATGTTGATACCCCCTCGAAGAAAATCAAAGTGAAGATGAATTGCTCGAAGAAGGAGAAGGCGATGTTGAATTTCAATGTCTACATCTACAAGGTTCTGAACACGCTGCACCCTGACCTTGCTATATCTTTTGAGGCCATGGATATGATGAACACTATATTAAGAAACACGATGCTGAAACTTGCTCAGGAAGCTTCCAAATGAATAAAATACGCAAGAAGAATTCAACATTAGTGGCACGTGACATATCAAATGCCGTAATGGAATTGTTTTCGGGAAGAATGGTGTACCGAGCCATCTATTTTGCttcgacgagtattttcaaaatatcgaatttctataatttttactaatagccAATTAAAGACACTACAATAAAAAGGTCATTTATTGGGGGCCAAAAACCCTCAAAAAGTGGCACTACTAGAAAACTCTgctttagcgaccgatttagagaccgattttgatgaaaattagTCTCTAAATCAGTTAGCGACCGATTTTGCGACCATAAAAAATCAGTATCAACGACCCTGGTCGCTACTCTGTTGTGACCAACCCAGCGACCGATTTGGTAGCGACCGAACTAGCGACCGGTTTTAGAGACCGAAATAGTGACCAAAATTAGAGATTGGCTTAGAGACTGAAGTTGTGTCGCTGGTTGCGACGCATTGTACGACGCTATAGCGACTGATTTAGTGACTGAATTTAGCGATTGGTTTAGTGAccgatttaaaaataatttctctaGTCGTTGCGACTGTATTAGCGACCAATTTTGCGACTCTGCGAAAAAATCAGTCTCTATTTCGGTCGCGAATggttttttattaattattattattattattattattattattgaaagcaatttttttaatctaattttATATCTCAACTTATTTCATACATACCAAGCAATTAAACATGCACACAACAATATCAATATAACATTTTTAGATTTAAGTATTCTATTTCATACACACCAAGCAATTAAACATTGCAAGTATCATAAGTGAATTGATCTTCACCATCATCTGACACATACAAAAGGGGGAATAAATCCCTTTCAATTCTTGCATACAAAAAGTCAATATCTTAACTCAAAAAACTACAAAAAGTATGCCACACTACTACACTTGCCATTCTTGATCTAATTCTTCGCCATCATCAGAcatatcatcattatcatcagcCACGTCATCTTTATGAACTTGATTTCTGGTATATGGCTTGGGTTGAAAGTTTAAGCTTTCGAACAATTGTTTTACCA
Coding sequences within it:
- the LOC123894240 gene encoding zinc transporter 4, chloroplastic-like; this translates as MFILEDLWQLLLQFLIGNTRFFSENESFIKLRESSSTSSSMANSTCGGAESDLCRDESAAFVLKFIAMASILLAGMAGIAIPLIGKHRRYLRTDGNAFVAAKAFAAGVILATGFVHMLSDATKALNSPCLPEFPWSKFPFTGFFAMVAALLTLLLDFLGTQYYERRQGLNRTVDEQTRVGTSLEEGNVEWNSGKVFGEEESGGMHIVGMHAHAAHHRHNHPHGNEACDGAGVVKEHGHAHAHAHAHAYDVDDEAGVRHVVVSQVLELGIVSHSVIIGLSLGVSQSPCAIRPLIAALSFHQFFEGFALGGCISQAQFKTSSATIMACFFALTTPIGVGIGTGIASVYNPYSPGALIAEGILDSLSAGILVYMALVDLIAADFLSKRMSCNFRLQIASYCMLFLGAGLMSSLAIWA